In the Actinomycetota bacterium genome, CACCGCGACGCCAAACAAATGCATAAGCAGCTAGGACAGTAAGAATAAAAGTAATCATCTCAGCTAACCCAAAGAGGCCAAGTTTGTCGGCAGCCACTGCCCACGGATACAAGAAAACGATCTCAATGTCGAAAATAATGAACAACATTGCTGTCAAGTAATACTTAACAGGAAAGCGACCGCCACCCTCTGGTTGAGGTGTTGGTTGAATTCCACATTCGTATGCTTCAACTTTTGCTCGGTTGTAGCGCTTTGGTCCCGTGATAGTTGCAACAGCAACTGAGAATGCCGCGAAGCCGAAAGCTAATAGACCTAAGAAGAATATGGGTAAGTAAACAGCACCTTGGCCCACTTGATAGCACCCACTTTCGCGTTTAATTCACGCACGACTTCACTGTTGTTAGTCACAGCCAGTTCGAGATGGAAATTTTTAACAAAGGCACAACTTTGTGCATTTGTGAAATTTTTCACTAGGTCGGTTTTCAGTTTACCGAACTGAGCGAACCTGCACCAATGCACCCTGGAGTGTCACTTAGGCCACCTGGGTAGATTCTGGTTTCGTTGCTCTATGCAGCGCCACAATCCCACCGGTTAAATTCCGCCACTGGCAGTTACTCCACCCTGCACTCAGGATTTGTTCACTAAGTTTCTGCTGATTTGGCCAAGCTCTAATGGATTCGGCAAGGTAAACATAGGCATCTGGATTACTTGAGACTTTGGTTGCAACAGCGGGCAATGCCTTCATCAGATATTCGAGGTATACCGTTCTAAGCGCTGACCAAGTAGGTTGACTAAATTCGCAAATTACCAAGCGACCACCTGGTTTGGTCACTCGGTACATCTCGCGTAGCGCAAGATTAACATCATTAACATTTCGCAGGCCGAAAGAAATTGTTGTGGCATCAAAAGTGTTATCTGGGAAAGGTAAGGCTAGGGCATCACCTTGGACAAAAGTCAGATTTGGAAACCTTTGTTGGCCAACTTCAATCATGCCCTGACTAAAATCACAGGCGATCGGGTCAGCACCTGCCGCATAAAAGGGTTGAGTACTAGTTCCAGTTCCAGCCGCCAAATCTAGAATCTTTTGGCCGGGTTTAGGGTCCACCGCAGCGACAACTGCCTTACGCCAACTTCGAGTTTGACCTAGTGACAGTAGGTCATTGGTGACATCATATTTTTTTGCCACCGCGTCAAACATCGCTGCAACTTCGTTGGGGTCTTTATTTAGGTGCGCTCGGGACATGGCTCTAGTCTGTCACTAATTTGCCCTTGCTAATAACTTGGCAGTAACCGTGCTGATGCTAAGAATGAAAGTTGCGTTTACGCTTAGATGGCTATGACAACTTTGGCGCTTGTCCCCGATTCTGGTCTGCACGTCAGAACTATTGACATCCCACATATCCAAAATCTATTACAACTGCTTCCTGCCGATGGCGGTCTTGCTTGGGTTCAAGGTGAGCCTGGTAACCAGGATGGCGCCGTGGGCTGGGGATGTATTGACCGAGTTGAATTCGATGGTCCAGAACGCTTTAGTCGAGCCCAAAAGTGGTGGAGTACCTGGTGCGAGCAAAGTTTCGGTGACTCGGCAATCGCATTTGCCTCCTTTGCTTTCGCTAGTGAACCTGGGCAGTCAGTACTTGTCGTACCTGAGGTAATTGTTCGAAATAGCGCAGGAAAATCAGCTCTTACGGTAATTGCACCAAAAAACGAGATTGAGTACCTGGTTGATCAAGCGCTGTCGCAAATTCAGAACGCACAAAAACGCGAGAGAGACATAGGGACTGTTACCTGGCACGAGGGCTCTATTCCAGTTTCTAATTGGCAAGCAAATGTGGATAAAGCCGTTGTTCGGATTAATCGTGGCGAACTGGACAAAGTTGTATTGGCCCGAGACATCTTTGCGAATTTGAGCCGCTCACTTGATGTTGGGGAGCTGTTAGTTCGACTCAATAACCGGTTTCCAGACTGTTGGACTTTTGCTGTTGATGGCCTAGTGGGCGCCACTCCAGAGCTGTTAGTCAGGCGCGCAGGTGAAAGTGTGACTAGCCGAATCTTGGCAGGAACAGTCAGGCGGAGCTCTAATCTGCACCGAGATGATGCATTAGCGGCTTCTCTTTTAGATTCAGATAAAGATCAAGCTGAGCACGAGTACGCAGTTCAGTCCGTTCAAGCAGCTCTGGCACCTCACTGCACTGATTTAACCGTTCCAACAGAACCTTTCATCTTGCAATTGGCAAATGTGCAGCACTTAGCCACTGACATCACCGGCCAACTTGCGGATAATGTGTCGGCGCTGGTTTTGGCAGCCTCCTTGCATCCAACGGCTGCCGTCTGTGGCACGCCAACCGAGCGGGCAAGTGCCTTGATTACTGAGTTAGAGGGCATGTCAAGAAATCGATATGCTGGTCCCGTCGGCTGGATTACTACCAATGGTGATGGCGAATTGGGAATCGCACTTCGGTGCGCAAACATCGAAGATCGGGAGCAGAAAACTCTCCGCCTGTTCGCTGGCTGTGGAATTGTCTCTGGCTCAACTGGCGTATTGGAAGTTGCGGAATCAAATGCAAAATTCAGTGCAATGCGGGATGCCCTGACTCAATAATTATTTTTCTTCTTCCAAGATTCCGATGCTCTTAATAGGCAGCGTAATTACATACAGAATTGCAAAAAGTGTTCCAATAATCACAAAAAGTAATCTGCCTTTGGTTAATTCACCTGGAGCAACGTATGTCAAGTAAGCCAAACTGAGTGAGACTGCAACCATTACGATCGCCGCCCGACGAAAAGGTTCATCTGGTACCTGTCGTGAAGTTGCCGACATGTGAACTGAAAGCGCTACCAAAATCACGCCAAGCATGCGAAATGCCCACTCATTAGTCTCGCTTGATTCCAGAGCGATGAACTCAGCGAAACCTTTTGGTGAGATCAGGAGCCAAAGAGAATTGATGCCGAATGTAATTGCACCAAAAATCATGACCAAGCGAGAGTATCGATATCTGGAGTTACGCATAGCCAAAGTTTACCGTTGGGCTACCTGGATTTAACCTAAGCCACTTGCTTTCTCGCGCCGAGTTAAACCGAGTTTGATCAAAGCGTTATCGCTCTCGATTGTTCCTGGTTTAGCAGCATCAGCACGAACTGCGGGACAAGCTGCCTCGAAAGGACAGTATTCACATAATTTTCCAGTTCGAGCTTCCCAGGCACTAGCAGCCAATGCTGTTTCACTTTCACCACGCATTTTTGCTAGAGATTCACCCATTTGCTCAGCGATAGTGAAATCTACTGGACGGTTTTCAATGTGCTTTGCGTTAAGAAAAATCAGTTCGACTTGGTCGATGTCGATATCATGTTGAATTTTGAAAGCCAAGGCATATAAATAAGGTTGCTTTAACTTGTCATCCATAAAGCGTCCTGGGTTCTTTCCAGTCTTATAGTCGGTGACTCGATTAACCCCATCTACGGTGAATCGGTCGACCTTGCCAAAAAACTTGACACCATTTATGTCAACTTCGAGCTCCATTTCAAGGTGCTCAGGTTGAACCACTAATTCGGCTGGGCTTTCTAGCGCGAAGAGATTCTCGATTGCTTCCTTTACGCTTGCTTTCATCGAATTGTCATTCGCAAATTTTGCATAGTCTGGTAGGCGCAGTAACCGCGGTCCATGCTCACGAAGTAACTCAAGAGCTTTCTCTACAGTTCGCTCTTCACTTGGCAAGCGATATAGATGCTCAATAACTTCATGCGCAATTGAACCACCTACAAGTGCTGAAGTCTGTGGTTCGCTCCAACCGCCTAAATAGCTGAAGTAATAGCGCAGTCCACACTGATTAAATTTTGCTAACTGCGAATAGGAAACTCGTGGTGGCAACTGCGCACCATCTGATTGGATTACTTCA is a window encoding:
- a CDS encoding PD-(D/E)XK nuclease family protein, whose protein sequence is MTKSMRVEVIQSDGAQLPPRVSYSQLAKFNQCGLRYYFSYLGGWSEPQTSALVGGSIAHEVIEHLYRLPSEERTVEKALELLREHGPRLLRLPDYAKFANDNSMKASVKEAIENLFALESPAELVVQPEHLEMELEVDINGVKFFGKVDRFTVDGVNRVTDYKTGKNPGRFMDDKLKQPYLYALAFKIQHDIDIDQVELIFLNAKHIENRPVDFTIAEQMGESLAKMRGESETALAASAWEARTGKLCEYCPFEAACPAVRADAAKPGTIESDNALIKLGLTRREKASGLG
- a CDS encoding NADH-quinone oxidoreductase subunit A, with translation MFFLGLLAFGFAAFSVAVATITGPKRYNRAKVEAYECGIQPTPQPEGGGRFPVKYYLTAMLFIIFDIEIVFLYPWAVAADKLGLFGLAEMITFILTVLAAYAFVWRRGGLEWD
- a CDS encoding isochorismate synthase; its protein translation is MTTLALVPDSGLHVRTIDIPHIQNLLQLLPADGGLAWVQGEPGNQDGAVGWGCIDRVEFDGPERFSRAQKWWSTWCEQSFGDSAIAFASFAFASEPGQSVLVVPEVIVRNSAGKSALTVIAPKNEIEYLVDQALSQIQNAQKRERDIGTVTWHEGSIPVSNWQANVDKAVVRINRGELDKVVLARDIFANLSRSLDVGELLVRLNNRFPDCWTFAVDGLVGATPELLVRRAGESVTSRILAGTVRRSSNLHRDDALAASLLDSDKDQAEHEYAVQSVQAALAPHCTDLTVPTEPFILQLANVQHLATDITGQLADNVSALVLAASLHPTAAVCGTPTERASALITELEGMSRNRYAGPVGWITTNGDGELGIALRCANIEDREQKTLRLFAGCGIVSGSTGVLEVAESNAKFSAMRDALTQ
- a CDS encoding demethylmenaquinone methyltransferase — its product is MSRAHLNKDPNEVAAMFDAVAKKYDVTNDLLSLGQTRSWRKAVVAAVDPKPGQKILDLAAGTGTSTQPFYAAGADPIACDFSQGMIEVGQQRFPNLTFVQGDALALPFPDNTFDATTISFGLRNVNDVNLALREMYRVTKPGGRLVICEFSQPTWSALRTVYLEYLMKALPAVATKVSSNPDAYVYLAESIRAWPNQQKLSEQILSAGWSNCQWRNLTGGIVALHRATKPESTQVA